The window CACCGGCCCTAGGAGACAGGGCTTATCAAACCCGCTTCACAGATGAAGAACTTGGAGCTCTGAGAGTTTGGTAATGTGGGCAAGTCCATGACTCTAGTATACGACCAGGCTGGACTAGACCGCTGGTTGGAATTTGTCTGGAGCCCACACTGTTCCACTCCTCTGAGACAAAGACTGACTTGGTGTCTCTAAATTCACTTTTCTTCTCACTGCTCCAAAATGTATCtcaggcaagaaaaacaaataattttgtgCCCAAGGCATTGGGTTGGACTATACAGCCAGAGTAAGGAGAacgccctggtggagcaatggttaagcactcagccactaaccaaaaggctggcagttcaaacccatccagcggctccacaggacaaggacctggtgatctgccctcatacagattacagcccgtggggcagttctgctctgtcacaggggtcactatgagtagaaaccaactggacagcacctaacaagaacaacagtaaTAAGGAAAAGAAAGGTAATATCTGGCGACATCTATACATGCAATGCCAGATGACCTGAGAAGATGAGGGGCTCACAAAACCATCCTGGGGAGCCCCTGCCTGGAGAAAATATGTCTATTAGAACGCAAATCACATGAAACTCTACGTGTGGCTGATGAAAAGAAGGGATAGCTGAGATTTATTTTCTCTGACAGCATAGACCACCTGTCCTGGGCCTCCTGCCTTGTGCTGCAGCTTCCTCATCTCACATCACTCCTGGGACAGGCACCCATTCTTTGATTAAAAACTGCTCAAGTTTTTAATCCAAGATTCAGGAGCCAAAATAGAGACCCCCATGTAGGAAGACTGGGGAAACCAACACACTAGAGTTTAGGAGTCACCCAGAGACTGACTGACACCTGCTCtaacttagtcatctagtgttgctataacagatataccacaagtggatggcttcaacaaaaagaaatttatttcttcacagtaaagtaggctaaaagtccatattcagggtgtcaggccaggggaaggctttccttctctgtcagccttctcatcaatcttcccccagaataggagcttctccgcacaggaccccagatccaaaggacacactctgctcccagcattgtgttcttggtgctatgaggtctcctctctctgtttgcttccccttccattttatctcttgagaggtaaaaggtggtgtaggccacaacccagggaaactccctccacattggatcagggctgtgacctgggtaagggtgttacaatcccacccaaatcctcCTAAACaggaaattacaatcacaaaatggagggcaaccacacaatactgggaatcatggcccagccaaattgctACACACAATTTGGGggagacatagttcaatccatatcATGCGCTCTGACCTAGAAAGCCCCATGCGGGGCTGTCAGGCTGAGCATCCCCTCACTTATCTTTGAGAGTACTAAGGACTTGAGAGCCTTGGCCTCAGAAGGGCACCTGAAGTCAGTAGATGCAGGAGTCTCAGCCTCTGATAGATATCAAGGTGATGGTCCTGACTGAGGATGATGGAAGGACCCAGCCAGAACAGTGGGGTCCCATAGAGTTCCACCCTGGCTATCAGTCCTTGCAGCTCCAGAACAGCCCCATCTGGATGTAGCTCAGGGGACCCAAGTCAGTGGGGAATTTGATCTGAGGGGAGCAGCCTCAAGTCAATAGAGCATGGAGTCCCATGGCAAGTCAAGAGTCAAGGTGAAGACCTTGAATGAAGAATGAGGGAACACTTTACAgtgggctgctaatccaaagggtggaggttccagtctaaccaggggcacctcagaagaaaggcctggcaatccagttctgaaaaatcactcattggaaagcctatggagcacagttgttcttggcacacatggggttgccatgagttggcatcaatgCAACAATAACTGGTAAGGTTGTGAACTGCCTTAGTTTCTGTTAAGGGCCACATCCCCCTCTTATACCCTTCATCTCTCCTTTGAGTTTCAGAGGAAGAGAAGTCCAGTAACCCTTCTGGATCCTGAGAAGTGTTGGTCCTTTGAACTCATCTTTCCTTTCAGAAGTTTATCTTGCTTTGTTCATCAGCAACTTTCCCTTTGCAGTGAATATGTTAAAATATCATGAGAGCTATAAGCAGTAATAGACATGGGGGAACTATCCttatataataaagaaaataatgataGCTAAAATTTATTGGGTGTTTTCTATATACCATCTACCATATTAATCTTTTAGCATACATTAGTTCATATGCCAACCCTATTattgaccccattttacagatgctgaAATGGAGGTTCAGAGAACGTTATTTGCTTTAAGTCACAGTAAGTGGTGGAGTTCAGATCTTTCTTCAGCGCTTTTGCTCTGAACCATTATACTTAAAAACAGATATAAAGAAACCTAGGAAATTATTCTTATCTCTGAAGGTAACTTCTGCATCAATGAAGAGAATGCAACTctcctttctttatctttgaggGCCTACCTAGCTACCTTTGACTATGATCCAAAATAAAAAGTCTTTAACCTGAGTCCAGTTCCTTGGCACTTAAACACATTTCTTCATATGTTGTCCATTATTATCTGTCCTCCTCTATCAGGAAactcaatttttattattttatttttttattgtacgttagatgaaggtttacagagcatactagcttcttattaaaaaatcagtacacatattattttgtgacattggttgccaaacccaggacatgtcaacaaactctccttcttgaccttgggttccttgttaccagctttcctgtcctctcctgccttctcattcttgtccctgggctggtgtgcccatttagactcatgctgttttatgggcctgcctaatctttgcctgaagggtcaACCTTAGGAGTGACATCAGTACTAAGGTATAATGGTGTCCGGAAACATTCTCTCGTGATTTCTTCACTCTCTATcagacagtaagtctggtcttctttttttttttttttcttgtgaggtAGAATGTTGTTCTACATCTTTGTCCATCTGTGTCCAcaatcctctattgtgattcctgtcagagcagtcaggggtggTAGACGgctccatctagttgtactggactcagtctggtggaggctgtggtagttactagttctttggactaatctttcccttgtgtctttggtttccttcattctcctttgctcctgatggggtgggatcagtggagtatcttagatggttgctcacaggcatttaagacccgagatgctattcaccaaagtagaatgtagaacatttccttataaactattttatgcaATTTGAGCTAGAggctccctgagaccatggtcctcacagccctcagcccagaaatttggtccctcagagagtttaggTGTGTCTACGGAGCTTTCACAACCTTTCCTTGaataggttgtgctggcttccccagtacagtctgctgtcttaccctttaccaaagttaccactaggATACAAAAACTCATAACAGTAGTTAGTAGAGAGTGGATCTAGCAGAACCAATGTTACATGAGCCTGTGTGTGTGGCTGAAGGAGAGAAGGATGAGATCAGCCTGGTTTTCTGACAGCCCACCACCTGTGTTGGCCTTCTTGTCTTTGGCTGCAGCTTCCCCACCTCATGCCACTTCTCACTCTGGGACAGTGACCAAATCTCTGCAAGATCTGCAATAGCAAATTTGCTCAAGTTTGCAAAGATGTTGCCTTTCTCAGGAAGCCTTTAATCAAAGAGGAGCCAAGAAGAGGACTCCagtgactgaaaacagagaagaaatacaCACCAGAATTTAGGGATCACACAAGGAATTGCAGGGCTTGCTCTCAGACCTAGAGAGCCCCAGGTAGTGCCCTCACTTATTCTTCAGATTTCTCAGGGACCTGAGACGTTGGCCTAAGGACACTCTCTAAGCCAGTAAAGTGAGGACACTCAGCCTCTGATAGATACCTAAGAGATGACCCTGAATGAAGATGATGGGTGGCCCCCTCAAGAAGAGTGTGGTCCCCAAGTGTCCTGGCCTTGCAATTTCCTCTGAGAGATCTCAGACAGTCCTGGCTGGATATGACTTATCCTGACTTCCAAATCAGAGGTCCCAGGTCAGTAAAGACCTTGATATGAGGGGACCAGCCTTTGATTGAGCAAGTGTGGATTTCCAGGACTGGTCATTTTCAAGATGAAGACTGTGAATGAGGAAGGAGGGAGCCACCCACCCCAGACAGAGGAGGCCACACAAAATCCTTCCTGCTGTTGGCCCTGGGAGTCCCAGGGCAGAGTTGTCAGGATGAGGAGTCTCCTCATTTCTGCCTGGAGGGTATCAGGTCTTGTGGGCATACCCCCAGGTCCATAGAGGGAGGAGACTCAGGCCCTCAAGGAGGCAAGGTGAGGACCCTGAGTGTTATGAATGGGAACCCCATCAACAAAAGGAGCAGAAGAGAGCATTGCCTCTGTTCTTAGTCCTGGTAAGCCTCTGGGAGAGCTCTCTGACAAAGGTGCCCGTCGTTTCTTCCTGAGTGGTCTCAGGGAGGGAAGGTCTGGTCTACAGGGGCGGCCCCAGCTCTGCAGAGGGAGGAGTCTTGTCCCTAACTGGAGTTAGGTGTGGACCCTGAGTGTTTATGGGGCGACGTACCGCCTAAAAATCATCTGCCAGGAGCAGTGAAACAGCCTGCAATCCTCTGAGGCCCCACGCAAGTGTATGATGTGGCACACTCTAACCTGTCCCTCTAGGGTCTCAGCTTGGTGAGAATCATGTTCTGAGCCTGTGAGTCAGGTCTTCATACGCGGGACCCCCAAGCTCTGATAGGTATGAAGGCGAGATCCCAGTGTGAGCACTAAGGGACTTCTCATTCCAGAACACTGGAGCCCCAAGAATCCTGCCCTTGCTGTCGGCCCTCGGGGTCCCCGGCCCCTACCACGAATGTCTTTAATCTTGGAGACCCTCCCTACAGCCTTCTACAGATGTGACATGTCCTGGCTTCCATCTAGGAAGTGCTGGGAAGGTGCAGATTCTGGTTGAGGGGGCTGTGAGCTCTCCTCAGCAGTGGAGGGTGGAGTCTCAGGACTGATCAGGGGTAAAGGTGAGGACCCTGAATGTGGACTGTGGTGAGCAATTAACCCCAGAAAAGCGGGGTCCTAAGAGCACCGCCTCTCCTGTTGGCCCTCGGAGACCCCCTTCTAAGGGCCTTGGCCCTCAGAGACCCCCTATACCCTTGGCCGGAAGTGACGGGTGGGCATGCGCCGACTTCCATCCGGGAAGTGCCGCGAAGGCGTGGCCTCTGGTCTGACCAGGTTGAGGCTTTCATCATCGGAGGAGGGTGGAGTCTCGGGAGCGGTCAGGAGTCCAGGTGAGGACCCTGAAAGTGGACTAAGGGGACACCTAACCCAGAACAGAAGAGGTCCCACAAAGTCCCGCCCCTACCGCCAGCCTCAAGGCCACCAGGCTGACTTTGGCCTGTAAAGTCTCAGGATGGGCGGGCCTTGGTCCAAGAAAGCACCCGAGTTCCGAAGAGGGAGGAGACCTAGACCCGAACTGCAGACGAGGCGAGGACCCTTAGTGCTAATGAGGAGGGTTCCCCTTAAAAAAGGGGCCGCCGGCAGCCCAATCTTGATGTCAGCTCTGGGAGCCCCCGGGCAGGGGTAGCCAGATGTGAAGCACCCCGACTTCCCTCTGTGGAGGTGAGAGCCTTAGTCTGAGCCATCAATCCTAGCCCTGCTTTCGGGCGGACTTAAGTTAGTAGAGGGAGGAGCCCTACCCGGAAGACGTTCAGAAGCCTGAGTGAGGAATGAAAGGGTCACCAGTTGAGAACACTGGGGTCAGGTAAACCCCACCACCCTGGCAAGGCCTAGGATTCCCAAAAGAGCCTGCAAAGGATGTGGCTCACTCTGACTTTCAACTCTGAGTTCTCAGGAAGGTGTGGTCTTTGGTCTGAGGGATGTGGCCTCATGACAGCAGAGAGTGGGGTTCCAGGAATGGTGCAGAGTGAAAGGAAGACATGATTGAGGTACAGGGACCACTCAACCCAAAATGGGGAGGATTGCAGTGGGCTCTGCTAATGCCAGTCGCCCTGGAAGCCCAGGACAAATCTGGCAAGTTCAGGGGACTCTGGACTTCTGCCTGGAGTATCAGAGGTAGATGAGCGCCTTAGTTTAAGCCCCAATTCAAGAGATAGAGGGATCCCAGAAACTGGTGGGAGTCAAGGTAAAAATCCTTTAGAAGGCAATAGGGAATTatcctcttctcccctcccccaagaAGAGAGGAGGATGCAGTAAAGGCTCCCACTGCTGTTGGCCCAGGGGAGCCACGGTCAGAGGTGTCAGGCTAAGGTGCCTCCTGGTTTGTTCCTAGGGATAGATGGTCTCGGGGACATGAAGTCCTTGGACTAATGGAGAGGCTTATTcaggagaggaaaccctggtggcataatggttaagtagtatggctgctaaccgaaaggtcggcagttcaaattcaccaggcacttcttggaaagtccatgggggcaattctgctctgtcctgtagggtcgctatgagtcggaatcgccttgaCAGTAACGAGTACAAACAGGGTATTTGTTAGAAGCAGGAGACATGGTCTCTAATAGGAGTCAAGGTGAGGACACTGAGTACTGATGAGGTGACTCCTGCCAGAAGAAAGGGGGAAACACAGAGCCCCAACACTGCATTCGGACCTGGAGGACCTGGGTATGGTGACTTAGTGAGTTGTACTCACTAACTCTCAGGGCATTTTGGGGAGATGAGGGACCTGGTAAAAGGGGGCAGCCATGGTGAGGACCCCGGTGGAGAACTGAGGCCTCCAAGGAACCCCAGTCAGAACGAGTCCCAGTGTGCTGTCATCACTGAGACACCCTGCCAGGAGTGGTGGCTGAGCTGCTCCTTCAGTTTCTGCTTGTGAGTCCCAGAGGGAGTTGAGGTTTCAGTCAGAGTAGTAGAGGCAAGGTGCCCTGGCCCTGCCAGCAGTTGATATGATGGCCCTAGGAATAAAATTAGAAGAATCCCCAATAACCCAGTACAGAGGGTCCCTAGTGTCAGCCCCTGCTCTCACTCCAGTAAGCCCCAagcagggctggcaatctacaacCTAATCCTTCCTCTCATTTCCTCTACAGGGTCCTGAAAGGGACAGTAGGAGCCTTGTGAGGTCCTAGAGCAGTGTCCTCAAGAATCCTGCATTGGCAGCGGTTGTGAAAGCCAAGGAGGCATCTCTCTGTTACGGGGGTGCACACCCTCTCAGCCTCCCTCCTCCTGTGGGCTCGCATCACCTGCCCTCTCACACTCCTGTCTGCTTCCCTTGAGCAGAGTCATCATGCCTCGGGGTCAGAAGAGTAAGCTCCGTGCCCGCGAGAAGCGTCACCAGGCCCGAGGTGACACCCACAGTGTCAAGGGTGCTCAGGCCACTGCAGCAGAGGAGGAAGGGTCCCcctcttcttcctctcctccttttgGGGGGCCTCCCCAGAGCTCCCCTGCTGCTCGCACTCCCCAGGGGTCTCAGAGAGCCCCATCTACCACCACTGCTACTGCAGGTGCTTCAGGCAGAAGAGCTCCTAGAGGGGCCAAGGGCCAAGATGAGGGACGTCCAAGGTCCTCTGCCACACAAGCACCCAATGAGAGGTCACGTAGAGACCCTCTAACAAGGAGGGTGATCCTGTTGTCCCAGTTCCTGCTGTCCAAGTATGAAATGCAAGAGCCCATTACCAAGGGAAACATGATGAAGATCATCAACAAAAGGTACAAGGAGCACTTCCCTGAGATCCTGAGGAGAGCCTCTGAGTACATAGAGCTGGTCTTTGGCCTTGATGTGAAAGAAGTCGATTCCAAAGGTCAATCCTATACCATTGTCAGCAAATTGGAGATAACTGAGAAAGAGAATCTGAGTGGTGGCAGGGGGTTTCCCAAGAAGGGGCTCCTGATGCCTCTCCTGGCCATGATCTACACGAATGGAAGCTGTGCCACAGAGGAGGAGATGTGGGAATTCCTGAATATGATGGGGGTGTATGATGGGAAGACTCACTTCATCTTTGGGGAGCCCCGGAAGCTCATCACCAAAGATTTGGTGCAGGCAAAGTACCTGGAGTACCGGCAGGTGCCCAACAGTGATCCTCCACGCTATGAATTCCTGTTGGGTCCCAGAGCCCAAGCTGAAGCCAGCAAGACAAAAGTCGTGGAGTTTTTGGCCAAGGACAACGATATGTGTTCCAGTGCCTTCCAAGCCCTGTATGAAGAAACTTGCAGAGATGAGGAAGAGAGTCGCAGGCAGAGAATGGGCCAGGGCTGGTCCGAATGCCAGGGCCAGGGCTAGTGTCAGGGTAGGTCCAGCCGGTCCTCCCATCCCTAGTGAAGTCTGATGCAGATCCTTCACTTTTTTGTTGAAAATGGCTGTTAACCTTCTAAGCTGTGGAGGCAACATGGGGCTGGAGGGAGCACGTGTATGTCTTCTTATATTCCTGTTATACCTGAGTAACTTGTAGATTTAGcttgtctttttgtatttttcaaatattgttctttttatttgaaGGTTTATTAAGATTCAGAATCTGAATTCACCCTCatgcatttattgttttctttcagaTTTCAGGGTAAGAGTTTTATATTGTGTAAAACAAACTGAAAATCCTTGAATCTTTTCTTATAAATCCGGAACTATTTAACGTGGTATCAGAATAGGGATATACTTGGAAAAATTAAAGATACCCACaagatagaggaaaaaaaaacataaaagctGGTCAAttcttggttttctttattccatttggTAAAAGTACAATACTCATGTGCTTGGATTTGTTTAGCTTAtttaaggatgtgggagaaaataaattgtgATGGTCTGACCTCTTGTTCCCTGGCTCTTATTTTCCGCAAAGAGTAATTGAGCGTCTGCCTTTTGGAAGGCTTCATGCTAGTACTGGGGCCCTTTAAGTAAAGGTGTGGCAGCAcgtgtgtagattttagagtctTACAGAAGCTATGAAATAAGGAGGACGTTGAGATACTCTCCAGGACCTAAGGACTAGTAgaaaatgagtgagcacttcagggTTCCCTCTAGTGTAAATGCCCTGAGGCAGGGCATTTTGGGGCCTTGGGAAACTTTGATCTCTCAGTCTGTGCTGGGGGAATTTTAAGCTAGGAAacatagggtagggaagggtagggggtgAGAAGAGCAggcagggtggggctgggggtgggggcaagTCCAGATGAGGCTGCGGGAGGCTCCGAGCTGAAGTGGGGACCCGGCGGACCTCATCTTGGGGCAGGGATTGCGGTGGCCACCTGAAACTACTTACTGAGCAGATGGGGTCAGGGCACATCTTAAAGGGTTGTGGGGGGTCCGGATACTCACCGCCCAGGTTTTGGAGTCCGCCAGTCACGGCCAGAGCCGCCAAAATCTGTAACAGAATGAGGGTTCTTGTCCAGTACTATTAAAAACTATTAGCCGATCAAAATAAGAGggacgccacaccaccagttgcaagggaaacagaaagtggaaattcgctgcgcagacaaggagcaacgTGGGGTCTAGCGACCATATGGCCATGTGCTCACTGACTGAGGAGGTTagagagctttttatttccagtggcgcctggggttttttttttttttttctgggggttgggtttggtgcccggAACTCTCTGTCCTTCACCTTCCCATGTCCATATTTGGAAGCCTAGATGTTGAATCAGGTCGATGATGTTAACATCCAAGGACagattgaggacacagctcttcggCTCCTGCGCATGCGCCAAAATCTTGATTCGTGCATGCTCAGggttctggcaccaaattcaaactgtggttaGGGCTACTGTGTGTTCGGGCCAAACCGCGgttagaagctgtggcttggcAGGCTGCGAGGGGGATGGGGAACTGCGGCGGTGTGGGGGGAAGTCTTCAACCTTACCTTGGATAAGTTGTgccggcttccccagtattgtgtactgccttacccttcaccagagttaccactaaaaaaatcaaaaaccaaacccattgccacagtgtcgattctgactccttgcgaccctatagggcacagtagaactgccccatagagtttccggtTAGaactaggtggattcgaactgctcacctttgggtcagcagccatagcacttaaccactacagcaccagggtttccaggttacCACTAGGATACAGAAACTCTTAACAGTAGTTGTCATTGGGGAAGAGGACATTATTtccatttaaataattttttactaTTTGAATTTTTGTACCATGTGCATGTATTACTTTTTCAACGAAATTTTAAACGTAATTTGAAAGtaatatcttttgaaattcaacaatattttaaaagataatattaagattaatgattttgttatagtaagtgtaattttaaaaatgaacactGGGAAAAGGTAATTAGATCTAAGGCTATCTCTACATGATGTCAACCCAACGAGAAGTTTATTCATTGGGGGAAAATTTCTGGTGGTTCCAGtcaatccagaggtgcctcagaagaaaggcctggcgctctatttcccaaaaaatcacacattgaaaaccgtatggagcacagttgtaccctgacacacatggggttgccgtgagttgaaacCAGCTTGACAgaaataggtttggtttgcttttgcaTAGCCCACAGATCAAACTGAGATGACCTAGGATTTGTGGAGAATCAGTAAGAAGGCCTACTCAAAAAATACCTCTTCTAGTGCCTGTTATGTTGAATGTACTTTAAAATGCTTTCCGGGCTTGGAGTCTTCTAAAATAATACAAACC is drawn from Loxodonta africana isolate mLoxAfr1 chromosome X, mLoxAfr1.hap2, whole genome shotgun sequence and contains these coding sequences:
- the LOC100657960 gene encoding melanoma-associated antigen B2-like, with translation MPRGQKSKLRAREKRHQARGDTHSVKGAQATAAEEEGSPSSSSPPFGGPPQSSPAARTPQGSQRAPSTTTATAGASGRRAPRGAKGQDEGRPRSSATQAPNERSRRDPLTRRVILLSQFLLSKYEMQEPITKGNMMKIINKRYKEHFPEILRRASEYIELVFGLDVKEVDSKGQSYTIVSKLEITEKENLSGGRGFPKKGLLMPLLAMIYTNGSCATEEEMWEFLNMMGVYDGKTHFIFGEPRKLITKDLVQAKYLEYRQVPNSDPPRYEFLLGPRAQAEASKTKVVEFLAKDNDMCSSAFQALYEETCRDEEESRRQRMGQGWSECQGQG